The Gemmatimonadales bacterium genome window below encodes:
- a CDS encoding BTAD domain-containing putative transcriptional regulator, translated as DRERAIELYAGPFLDGFFLSDAPEFERWVDQEKERFRRAWRTALTALAVQKGAAGEAIGARDAWQRLLADDPSDARATVGLMEVLETMGDRAGAIRQARLHDILLATEFGVDPDPAVQVVLERIRATSAADRPAPAIDQPTVDGPTEDSSATPAGALPKRTVTATESPPGGWWSWPRATGLAAVVLVIAALGWVSAHKLAGEPVEISSVAVLPLANLTGDAEDAYFVAGMHDALIAELAQIKALTVYSRQSVLRYQGSDKSLPEVARELGVQAVVEGAVFRSGDSVRITVQLVRARPEQHLISRTFTGPLNRALALQGEVARAVADAMRARMTPAVRTRLTSGPTVDPAAQDAYLEGLYHLERASYGQILPYTERLSQFRLAIAKLEEAVARDSTWARAYAKLALADHWLASSDPRESDEYFRKSRASALRALALDSTESQAWASLGFVQLIYDWDWTGAERSIQRAMELDPNSHHWIYALYLKSAGRYDEAIAEYRKAEARDPLSDLLKAQIVRAYSCADRHEEAVAEARRLRARVAAAGGAGVSGDSVWFLSVATEEYSLSGRHAEAVQAAEQMVKLTDTLGSGNALAFALAMGGREAEARALVARLESLGIEPWPAIFAALGDTARAVELTTSRVRKQGRALVGARCWLIYQVMPEDPRLQELLKPVGFPNN; from the coding sequence GACAGGGAGCGCGCGATCGAGCTCTATGCCGGCCCGTTCCTCGATGGCTTCTTTCTCAGTGATGCGCCCGAGTTTGAGCGCTGGGTCGACCAGGAGAAGGAGCGGTTCCGTCGGGCATGGCGAACGGCACTGACGGCGCTGGCGGTGCAGAAGGGGGCGGCGGGGGAGGCCATCGGAGCCCGGGATGCCTGGCAGCGACTGCTCGCGGACGACCCCTCCGATGCCCGGGCAACTGTCGGGCTGATGGAGGTGCTGGAGACCATGGGTGATCGCGCCGGCGCAATCCGCCAGGCGCGCCTCCACGACATTCTGCTGGCGACCGAGTTTGGTGTCGACCCAGACCCGGCGGTCCAGGTGGTGCTCGAGCGGATCCGTGCAACCAGCGCCGCCGACAGACCGGCCCCGGCGATCGACCAGCCGACCGTCGATGGACCGACTGAGGATTCGAGCGCGACACCCGCCGGGGCCCTCCCCAAACGCACCGTGACTGCCACCGAGTCCCCACCTGGAGGCTGGTGGTCGTGGCCGCGCGCGACGGGACTCGCGGCCGTGGTCCTGGTGATCGCGGCGCTGGGCTGGGTATCCGCGCACAAACTCGCGGGTGAGCCGGTGGAGATTTCCAGCGTGGCCGTGCTCCCCCTGGCCAATCTGACGGGCGACGCAGAAGACGCCTATTTCGTCGCGGGCATGCACGACGCGCTGATCGCGGAATTGGCACAGATCAAAGCGCTGACGGTCTACTCCCGCCAGTCGGTGCTGCGCTACCAGGGCAGCGACAAGTCGTTGCCGGAGGTTGCCAGGGAACTCGGGGTCCAGGCCGTGGTAGAAGGCGCGGTCTTCAGGAGCGGCGACAGTGTGCGCATCACCGTCCAGCTCGTGCGCGCCAGGCCGGAGCAGCACCTCATCTCCAGGACGTTCACCGGTCCGCTGAACCGCGCGCTGGCGCTCCAGGGCGAGGTGGCCCGAGCCGTCGCCGACGCCATGCGGGCCCGCATGACGCCGGCCGTGCGGACCCGCCTGACGAGCGGCCCGACCGTTGATCCCGCGGCCCAGGACGCCTATCTCGAAGGGCTCTATCACCTGGAACGCGCGTCCTACGGACAGATCCTCCCGTACACGGAGCGGCTGTCCCAGTTCCGCCTGGCGATTGCGAAGCTGGAGGAGGCGGTTGCCCGGGATTCCACCTGGGCCAGGGCGTACGCCAAGCTGGCGCTCGCCGACCACTGGCTGGCGAGTTCCGATCCGCGGGAGTCCGACGAGTATTTCCGAAAGTCCAGGGCGTCGGCGCTGCGTGCGCTGGCCCTGGACAGCACGGAATCGCAGGCGTGGGCCTCGCTGGGCTTCGTGCAGTTGATCTACGACTGGGATTGGACGGGGGCGGAGCGATCCATCCAACGGGCAATGGAGCTCGATCCGAATTCGCACCACTGGATCTACGCGCTGTACCTCAAGTCGGCAGGCCGGTATGACGAGGCCATCGCCGAATACCGCAAGGCGGAGGCACGCGATCCGCTGTCCGACCTGCTGAAGGCCCAGATTGTCCGCGCGTATTCATGCGCCGACCGGCACGAGGAGGCGGTCGCCGAGGCTCGACGGCTCCGCGCGCGGGTGGCCGCCGCTGGGGGGGCCGGCGTCAGCGGCGACTCGGTCTGGTTCCTCAGTGTCGCGACAGAGGAATACTCCCTTTCCGGCAGGCACGCCGAGGCGGTCCAGGCGGCGGAGCAGATGGTCAAGCTGACCGACACGCTCGGTTCCGGTAACGCACTCGCGTTCGCGCTGGCGATGGGCGGTCGAGAGGCGGAGGCACGCGCGCTCGTCGCACGGCTGGAGTCGCTCGGCATCGAACCGTGGCCCGCAATCTTCGCCGCGTTGGGAGACACCGCGCGGGCCGTCGAGCTCACCACATCCAGGGTTCGCAAACAGGGGCGCGCCCTGGTGGGTGCGCGATGCTGGCTGATCTATCAGGTGATGCCCGAGGACCCACGACTCCAGGAACTGCTGAAGCCGGTCGGGTTCCCAAATAATTGA